The Ranitomeya variabilis isolate aRanVar5 chromosome 7, aRanVar5.hap1, whole genome shotgun sequence genome includes a window with the following:
- the NT5M gene encoding 5'(3')-deoxyribonucleotidase, mitochondrial — translation MNTSAVSVDPVQCTTSSPCAMSLPRLLLGGGALTAGLHNCRSCSSSVSSARRLRVLVDMDGVLADFEGGFLKKYRAQYPKEPYIDLNNRRGFWVSEQYENLKPGLSEKAISIWEAKNFFLDLDPIDGAVEAFKEMSNLPNTDVFICTSPIKRFKFCPYEKYAWVEKHFGHEFLEQIILTRDKTVVSADLLIDDRPDIMGAEPNPSWEHILFTACHNRHLLVTSPNRRLQSWRNDWKGLLDSKRQSS, via the exons ATGAATACAAGCGCCGTGTCGGTGGACCCCGTACAATGCACAACTAGTTCTCCCTGCGCCATGTCCCTACCCAGGCTGCTCCTCGGGGGCGGAGCTCTCACCGCAGGGCTCCACAACTGCAGGTCCTGTTCTTCCTCTGTAAGTTCTGCCAGGCGTCTTAGGGTGCTGGTGGACATGGATGGAGTGCTGGCGGACTTCGAGGGCGGCTTCTTGAAGAAGTACAGAGCTCAGTACCCCAAGGAGCCTTACATTGATCTGAATAACCGCAGAGGATTCTGGGTATCGGAGCAGTACGAGAATCTGAAGCCTGGACTCAGT GAGAAAGCTATAAGTATCTGGGAAGCAAAGAATTTCTTCTTGGATCTGGATCCGATTGATGGCGCCGTGGAGGCCTTCAAAGAAATGTCCAACTTACCCAA CACTGATGTCTTCATCTGCACCAGCCCCATAAAGCGATTCAAGTTCTGTCCGTATGAGAAG TACGCTTGGGTGGAGAAACATTTTGGacatgagtttttggagcagattaTTCTGACCAGGGACAAGACTGTGGTTTCTGCTGATCTGCTGATCGATGACAGGCCTGATATTATGG GGGCGGAACCAAACCCCAGCTGGGAACACATCCTGTTCACCGCCTGCCACAACCGCCATTTATTAGTGACATCACCGAACCGGAGGCTTCAGTCCTGGAGAAATGATTGGAAAGGGTTACTGGACAGCAAGCGACAGTCCAGCTAA